In Mycolicibacterium mucogenicum DSM 44124, the following are encoded in one genomic region:
- a CDS encoding GNAT family N-acetyltransferase: MTDHDKAAARREITDALQKALDRRHEVLDVIVEADNKAAAVDAIATLLGTSHAGGEQVMAMSFDLLTKDARKRIADELEDLNSQLSFTVKDRPASFGDNLSLRPFSGADDRDIFATRTADVGASGDGSGRAAGDLDDEIKAALGRVNAEEAVWFVAEEDGAKVGMVFGELVGGEVNVRIWVHPEYRHRGYGTAALRRSRSEMASYFPAVPMVVRAPGATPS, encoded by the coding sequence ATGACCGACCACGACAAGGCCGCAGCCCGCCGCGAGATCACCGATGCCCTCCAGAAAGCACTGGACCGCCGGCACGAGGTGCTGGACGTCATCGTCGAAGCCGACAACAAGGCCGCCGCCGTTGATGCCATCGCCACGCTGCTGGGCACCTCGCATGCCGGCGGCGAGCAGGTCATGGCGATGTCCTTCGATCTGCTGACCAAGGACGCCCGCAAGCGCATCGCCGACGAGCTCGAAGACCTGAACAGCCAGCTGTCTTTCACAGTGAAAGACCGCCCCGCCAGCTTCGGGGACAACCTGTCGCTGCGCCCGTTCTCCGGTGCCGACGACCGCGACATCTTCGCCACCCGCACCGCCGATGTCGGTGCTTCCGGTGACGGCTCGGGCCGTGCTGCCGGCGACCTGGACGACGAGATCAAGGCCGCTCTCGGCCGCGTCAACGCCGAGGAAGCGGTGTGGTTCGTCGCCGAGGAAGACGGCGCCAAGGTCGGCATGGTGTTCGGTGAACTGGTCGGCGGCGAGGTCAACGTCCGGATCTGGGTCCACCCGGAATACCGCCACCGTGGCTACGGCACCGCGGCGCTGCGCCGGTCGCGGTCGGAGATGGCGTCGTACTTCCCGGCCGTGCCCATGGTCGTCCGCGCTCCGGGAGCCACCCCGAGTTAG
- a CDS encoding 3'(2'),5'-bisphosphate nucleotidase CysQ, translated as MGMADSERSDVTLAAEVAQEAGEFLLSVRDRLGSHDPYTLGAAGDRHANTLILDRLRTARPDDAILSEEAADDLVRLRSDRVWIVDPVDGTREFGRGRPDWAVHIALWQRDGTPHGSITDAAVALPAHGEVHRTDTVTGPPPRRPGPIRVATSTYRPPAIVWWLRDVLDMELVGIGSAGAKAMAVVRGDVDAYVHAGGQWEWDSAAPAGVVQAAGLFASRLDGSPLRYNRPDPYLPDFVMCRPEFADSLLEAVRQVSRGPS; from the coding sequence ATGGGCATGGCGGACAGCGAGCGCAGTGATGTCACGCTGGCCGCCGAGGTCGCGCAGGAGGCAGGGGAGTTCCTGCTGTCGGTCCGCGACCGGCTCGGCTCCCACGATCCGTACACCCTCGGCGCGGCAGGCGACCGGCACGCCAACACGCTGATTCTCGACCGGCTGCGCACGGCGCGCCCCGACGACGCCATCCTGTCGGAGGAGGCCGCCGACGACCTCGTCCGGCTCCGCTCGGACCGGGTGTGGATCGTCGACCCGGTCGACGGCACCCGCGAGTTCGGGCGGGGCCGGCCGGACTGGGCCGTCCACATCGCGCTGTGGCAGCGCGACGGCACCCCGCACGGGTCCATTACCGACGCGGCTGTCGCGCTACCCGCGCACGGCGAGGTGCACCGCACCGACACGGTGACCGGACCGCCGCCGCGTCGTCCCGGCCCCATTCGCGTCGCCACCAGTACCTACCGGCCGCCGGCCATCGTCTGGTGGCTGCGCGATGTGCTCGACATGGAGCTCGTCGGCATCGGCTCGGCCGGCGCCAAGGCCATGGCTGTGGTGCGCGGCGACGTCGACGCCTACGTGCACGCCGGCGGGCAGTGGGAATGGGATTCGGCGGCACCGGCCGGCGTGGTGCAGGCGGCGGGGCTGTTCGCGTCGCGCCTGGACGGCTCGCCGCTGCGGTACAACCGGCCCGACCCCTACCTGCCGGACTTCGTCATGTGCCGCCCGGAGTTCGCCGACTCGTTGCTCGAGGCGGTGCGCCAAGTGTCTCGTGGACCGAGTTGA
- a CDS encoding MurR/RpiR family transcriptional regulator gives MRADEPDSLEARIANCYASLSPQERRAADVLLAHAGDAGTYRASELATMADVSKATFSRLVRALEFSSFDAMREHLRALRRSGVPVAIERAPDVSAIISQDIANLHAMHALLDEAVVEAVAEKIATSRRVAVCGYRSSLAAATVLRLNLAQIRPDTWLAPSSGQSVAEDIADFDERDLVIAMSFRRHGRWAKELVDWARESRIPLALFADDQLRALAPRSTWWLECPNVSPGAFDSHAAVMSLVAVLSDRVLALTPDGAQRIDRVNSVHETLGAPPRATSRRTPGGT, from the coding sequence ATGCGCGCGGACGAGCCGGACTCGCTGGAGGCGAGAATCGCGAATTGCTATGCGTCCCTTAGCCCGCAGGAACGCCGCGCTGCCGATGTGCTGCTCGCGCATGCGGGCGATGCCGGTACCTATCGCGCCAGCGAACTCGCCACCATGGCCGACGTCTCGAAGGCGACGTTCTCCCGGCTGGTGCGCGCCCTGGAATTCAGCAGCTTCGACGCCATGCGTGAGCACCTGCGTGCCCTGCGGCGATCAGGTGTGCCCGTCGCCATCGAGCGCGCGCCCGACGTCAGCGCCATCATCTCGCAGGACATCGCGAACCTGCACGCCATGCATGCGCTGCTGGATGAGGCCGTGGTCGAGGCTGTCGCAGAGAAGATCGCCACTTCCCGTCGCGTCGCCGTCTGCGGCTACCGGAGCAGCCTGGCCGCGGCAACCGTGCTGAGGCTGAACCTCGCACAAATCCGGCCCGACACCTGGCTGGCGCCCAGTTCGGGTCAGTCCGTCGCCGAGGACATCGCGGACTTCGATGAGCGGGACCTCGTCATCGCGATGTCGTTCCGGCGCCACGGCCGGTGGGCCAAAGAACTCGTCGACTGGGCTCGCGAGTCGCGAATTCCGTTGGCGCTCTTCGCCGATGACCAACTGCGTGCGCTCGCGCCACGCTCCACGTGGTGGCTCGAATGCCCCAACGTCTCCCCCGGCGCGTTCGACAGTCACGCTGCGGTGATGAGCCTCGTTGCCGTTCTCTCCGATCGCGTCCTGGCCCTCACGCCTGACGGCGCACAGCGCATCGACCGCGTCAACTCGGTCCACGAGACACTTGGCGCACCGCCTCGAGCAACGAGTCGGCGAACTCCGGGCGGCACATGA
- the uraH gene encoding hydroxyisourate hydrolase, translated as MTSPAKQTSLSTHVLDAARGKPAADLEVVLSRMNEQVATAHTDEDGRIRWDVPLNPGDYLLHFATGAWFASAGRETLYPAVDVHVTVGAGHTHVALLLSPFAYTTYRGS; from the coding sequence ATGACATCGCCGGCCAAGCAGACATCCCTGTCCACTCATGTGCTCGACGCCGCCCGCGGGAAACCCGCCGCGGATCTCGAGGTCGTCCTGAGCCGAATGAACGAGCAGGTGGCGACCGCGCACACCGACGAAGACGGCCGAATTCGTTGGGACGTCCCACTGAATCCCGGTGACTATTTACTGCATTTCGCGACGGGTGCCTGGTTCGCGAGTGCCGGTCGGGAGACGTTGTACCCCGCCGTCGACGTGCACGTCACGGTCGGAGCGGGCCATACGCACGTCGCGCTGTTGCTCAGCCCGTTCGCATACACCACCTACAGGGGCAGCTGA
- the uraD gene encoding 2-oxo-4-hydroxy-4-carboxy-5-ureidoimidazoline decarboxylase: MDLQTFNSALPEEAEEVLRPCADIASWLSAVVAARPFATINELESTAARAAADWSVDNLDQALAQHPRIGERADGTSVESGLSRGEQPAMPDELATTMARANADYEAKFGRIFLIRAKGRSAADIYDALRYRLSLDREEEAAIAIGQLREIALLRLAERVTP; this comes from the coding sequence ATGGATCTTCAGACCTTCAACTCTGCGTTGCCTGAGGAAGCCGAAGAGGTGCTGCGTCCCTGCGCCGATATTGCGTCCTGGCTCAGCGCGGTTGTCGCCGCGCGGCCTTTTGCGACCATCAACGAACTCGAGTCGACGGCCGCGCGCGCCGCCGCCGACTGGAGCGTCGACAACCTGGACCAGGCACTGGCACAACACCCGCGCATCGGTGAACGAGCCGACGGAACATCGGTCGAGTCCGGCCTCTCGCGCGGCGAACAGCCGGCCATGCCCGACGAGCTTGCGACAACGATGGCCAGGGCCAACGCGGACTATGAAGCGAAGTTCGGGCGCATTTTCCTCATCCGCGCGAAGGGCCGCAGTGCTGCCGACATCTATGACGCCCTGCGATATCGGCTGTCACTCGACCGCGAGGAGGAAGCCGCCATCGCCATCGGCCAGCTTCGTGAGATCGCACTGCTCCGCCTGGCAGAAAGGGTGACGCCATGA
- the pucL gene encoding factor-independent urate hydroxylase, whose product MGDIVLGSNQYGKAENRLVRIVRDTPVHRIIDLNVTSQLRGDFSACHYAGDNSHVVATDTQKNTVYAYAKEVGVKSPEDFLIALGRHFVGDFEWVTGGRWEAEEYAWERIVVDGKPHDHSFVRAGKFVRTTVVQMAGDTTWVVSGIKDCVVLKSTGSEFHGFPRDKYTTLVETDDRIMATSITAWWRYLSTDTDLDFNALHEAITEVVLATFAGVHSLALQQTLFEIGKAILEKFDVVAEVKLSCPNKHHFVVDLSPFGLENPNEVFYAADRPYGLIQATITREGADQVPEAWATIPGFC is encoded by the coding sequence GTGGGTGACATCGTCCTCGGGTCGAATCAGTACGGCAAGGCGGAGAACCGCCTCGTGCGCATCGTCCGGGACACCCCCGTACATCGCATCATCGATCTGAACGTCACCTCGCAGTTGCGGGGCGATTTCAGCGCATGCCACTACGCGGGTGACAACTCGCACGTCGTCGCGACTGACACGCAGAAGAACACCGTGTACGCCTACGCGAAAGAAGTGGGCGTGAAGTCGCCCGAGGATTTCCTGATCGCCCTGGGCCGGCACTTCGTCGGTGATTTCGAGTGGGTCACCGGAGGCCGTTGGGAGGCAGAGGAATACGCGTGGGAGCGAATCGTCGTCGACGGCAAGCCGCACGACCACTCGTTTGTGCGGGCCGGCAAGTTCGTCAGGACGACGGTCGTCCAGATGGCCGGCGACACGACGTGGGTGGTGTCCGGCATCAAGGACTGCGTCGTGCTCAAGTCGACCGGATCGGAGTTCCACGGCTTCCCCCGCGACAAATACACCACGCTGGTCGAGACGGACGACCGCATCATGGCCACGTCCATCACCGCCTGGTGGCGCTACCTGAGCACTGACACCGACCTCGACTTCAACGCGCTGCACGAGGCCATCACCGAGGTCGTGCTCGCCACGTTCGCCGGCGTCCACTCGCTCGCGTTGCAACAGACGCTGTTCGAGATCGGCAAGGCGATCCTCGAGAAGTTCGACGTGGTCGCCGAAGTGAAGTTGTCATGTCCCAACAAGCACCACTTCGTCGTCGACCTCAGCCCGTTCGGTCTGGAGAACCCGAACGAGGTCTTCTACGCCGCCGACCGGCCGTACGGCTTGATCCAGGCCACCATCACCCGCGAAGGCGCGGATCAGGTGCCGGAGGCGTGGGCCACGATTCCAGGTTTCTGCTGA
- a CDS encoding FAD binding domain-containing protein, translating to MDLHTISRYRFARTRDDLRLADGESFVAGGTWTFSEPQAELTGVVDLTTMDWCPIERTGDGLRIAATCTIAELVHYPRRAEWPAQQLFGDCANALLASFKIWNVATVGGNICRSFAAASMVSLAVALDGVAEIWTPDGQTRWEPVADLVTGNGTNSLAHGEVLRALHLPERALRSTAALRTIALAEYGRSGAVVSGRRDDDGSAVFTVTAATLAPTVFRYPELPDAEALRSDVLAASGYYTDPLGSADWRRAVSAVLAVDIRSEISSRLEVDHAD from the coding sequence ATGGACCTGCACACCATCAGCCGGTATCGATTCGCGCGAACACGCGACGACCTGCGCCTTGCCGACGGCGAATCTTTCGTCGCCGGGGGGACGTGGACGTTCTCCGAACCGCAGGCCGAGCTCACCGGTGTCGTCGACCTCACGACCATGGACTGGTGCCCCATCGAGCGCACCGGCGACGGGCTGCGCATCGCCGCCACCTGCACCATCGCCGAACTCGTGCACTATCCGCGCCGCGCCGAGTGGCCGGCCCAGCAGCTCTTCGGCGACTGCGCCAACGCGCTACTCGCCTCGTTCAAGATCTGGAACGTCGCCACCGTCGGAGGCAACATCTGCCGGTCGTTCGCGGCCGCGTCGATGGTGTCGCTTGCCGTCGCGCTCGACGGCGTGGCCGAGATCTGGACTCCTGACGGCCAGACCCGATGGGAACCCGTCGCGGATCTGGTCACCGGCAACGGGACCAACTCGCTGGCCCACGGCGAGGTGCTGCGGGCCCTGCACCTGCCCGAGCGGGCGCTGCGGTCCACCGCGGCACTGCGCACCATCGCGCTGGCAGAGTACGGACGCTCCGGTGCCGTCGTCAGCGGCCGCCGCGACGACGACGGGTCGGCGGTCTTCACCGTCACGGCTGCGACGCTCGCGCCCACCGTCTTTCGCTATCCGGAGCTGCCCGACGCCGAAGCTCTCCGGTCCGACGTCCTGGCCGCATCCGGTTACTACACCGACCCACTCGGGTCCGCGGATTGGCGCCGGGCCGTCAGCGCGGTGCTCGCTGTGGACATTCGCTCAGAAATTTCTTCTCGCCTGGAGGTGGACCATGCCGATTGA